tggttacacacacacacacacacacacacacacccctcccagaGCCCCACCTGCTCCTCCCATCAACACAACTTCTGGCCTCACTCACCCACGCAGATCTTCTTCTGCAACTTCTTGCCAATCTGGTTGATGGTCTTGAAGTCAGCCGTGTAGAAATAGTGCTCTGCCACAGGCTCCGAGGCAATTTCCCTCAGCTCATCCTCCACAGCGTTGCCcacacccacagcaaacatcttaAAGCCTGCCAAGAGGAACAAGATGAGTAGCATGGGGACAGGCAGCCATAGCTGAGCCTCCCGGGGAATCCCCAGGCAATCAATAGCAGACACCTCCTGGTGGCAGATGCTGGAATTGCAGGTACAATGGTTGAGGAAATCAACATCTGCTGAGCTTCTACCATATATCAGACTTGTACTGACTGTACTGGGAACTTTGCAATCTCATGTAACCCTCATAACCATCCATCTGgtggttattattattctcatttaataGGTGATAAAACTCAGGCTTGTCCCAAAGTGGGGTTGCCTGCCAACAGTTGGTATGTTCTTGGGAACATTCAACTATAAAAGTACCAAGCCTCACCTACCAAAGGACCATCAAGCCAGCCACTTACTTTTCtgggacctcagttttctcattagtATGAAAAAGAGCTGGACAAACCAATCCCTCCTCATTCACACTGAATCTGGGTTTAGGGCACTCATCAGAACAGACATAAGATAAACTATAGTTGAGCTGTTCCATGTGTACCCCTGGCCACTGGTGGTGTTCAGGGTTCAGACAGCACCTACCAAGGTCCTTGGCTTTCTTGGCAGCATCATTAATGTAGTCCTGGCTCCGACCGTCAGTGAAGACAATGCCCACCTTCTGGGCACCAGGCCTGGCCCCGCTGGACACACTGAAGGAATTGTCGATGAGGTACTTGAGGGCAGCCCCGGTCATGGTGCCCTTCTCCATGTAGGACATGTTCCGCACAGCTGCCTTGATGTCCTTCTTGGTGTGGAAGCGGCCCAGAGGGAACTCCTGGCGCACAGAGCTTGAGTACTGTACCAGCCCCACTTGGGCCAGCTTGTCCGACACATCCAGCGTGTCCACAATCTGGTTGATGAACTTCTTCACCAGCTCAAAGTTCTCTGGCCGCACACTCTTGGATCCATCAATTAGGAAAACCAGGTCAGTAGCTGAACTGCCACCTCCACCGCTGCAgcctgcggggtggggggggggcaggataGGAAGGCAGGGGAGTGATGCTCAAGTTCATAGTCATTCATCACAGCCACTGGCTGGGTACGCACCACACCCAAGATCTGTACGGAGGATCATCCCATTTGGTCCTCAAaacttcctctgtgaagcctaAGTTCCTGGCCCCCATGTTACAGCATTGAAACCCGAAGCTCTAAAAGCTGTTAAatcacacagctcagaagtaGTGGCACCAAGATGTGAACTCAAGACTATGTAACTCCTTCCACCTATTAAACCTACCACCCACTGTGACAGAAGGAGGGACAGTAGTGAGAAGAGAACTTCTGCTGACACCAAACTCTAGAAGGCATCTATTACAGATTGGTCCAGAGGCCAAGTACAGAGAGGCTCAGGTGGGCTTCCTGGGGAGGGGCCAAGGCCCTGTCCCCTGCCCGCCACCTTCCCCAGGCTTGCCTGTGTCTGGCCCACTGACCATTGCAGGTCTTGCCATCACTGTTCAGGGTGAAGCCCTCGCGGCAGGCGCAGGTGTAGGAGCCCGGGGAGCTGAGGCACACCTGCTCGCAGTCATGGTCGCCTGTGGCGCACAGGTCTGACACCACTGTGGGGACAAGAGGAGACTCATAATCTCACGGTCACGGGGCCTCGGACATCTTGGCAAGGATGGCCCCTCAACACGCTCGGGGAAGCTGAGGCCCCCGACTGGATGGGGTCCCAGACCCTGAGCCCAGGGCCAGAATCACTGCAGCCGTGCTGACATCCCCGGAGAATGTGATATTGTGGATAATAAGCTAAAACTTCCCGCTAAAAATGTAGAGGCCAAAGAGGCGGGGCCTTTAATCCCCTTTGTTCACTTTTGTATTCCAAGTGTCTAGAACAACACATGCAGCAGTGAACACAGCACAAAGAAGATGCTCAACGAATACTTATTAGATACCACGTATTGAGCATTGTACTGTGCATGGAATTCTCACAGTCAGATTCATGCTCTTCCTAGGCCCGCCCCGTGCCAAAGACCCACCTCTCCTCTGCAAAAGACTCTGAACTTTCTCCTGCCCGATGCCCAGGCCCCTCAGACCCTTCCACATCACAGAAGACTCTGGCACCCCAAAaccccacaccccccacacacccccaccccctctaCCCCCCgctcccccacacacacacacactcccccccacccccacccccgtccaaATAGCACAGGTTTTTTCAGGCCCTCCCCTTACTGGCTTCTGGCCCCTCCTTGGTCCCTGCCAGTACTCTACCACGAAAAGGACTTCTTTTTGGTATCGCATTTCCCCAACTCCCTTAACCCCAGGCAGGGGACAGCCCCCAGATCAGGCGGCTCTGAGTCCTGGCCCCGACCCCGAGGTTGGCTCTGTCTCAGTCCCTGCCCCCGTATAGGgcacccccagcccaggccccacccccacgCTGTCGCTCTAAGCCACGCCCCTTTTCTGGCCCCGCCCAGACAccggtacacacacacacacacacacacacctcactcCCCCAGCACCCCTCCCAGCCTGGTCCATCCCCCGCCCCACGCACAGCAGAAGGCCTCCTGGAACTTCTTGGACAGCTTCTCGATGACGCTGTAGCTCTCCACGTAGTCCACGTGCTCGTCCTGAGGCTCGCTGGCGATCTGCTGCAGCGTGGCCTTGTCCACACGGCCTACGCCGATGGCGAACAGCTCGATGCCACTGGCCCGGGCCCGCGCAGACACGTCCCGCACGCTGTCCTGGGGCCTCCCGTCCGTCACCACGATGACCACCTGCGATACACACGCGGGGCGTGTGTGAGGACCCGGCCTCCCTCCCCGCGCTGGGTGGGCCGCTTGGCCCTCCAGTAAACCCTTAGGATGGTTGACATAAGAGGAGGTTGACCCAGAAGGGCGGAGTGGCtagcccaggtcacacagctagtcggCAGCAGGTAGATCTGGCCCCCCACCAACACC
The genomic region above belongs to Phocoena sinus isolate mPhoSin1 chromosome 1, mPhoSin1.pri, whole genome shotgun sequence and contains:
- the MATN1 gene encoding cartilage matrix protein produces the protein MRVLCGPCLVLCGLLLLQVPRVPGLALLSRGHLCRTRPIDLVFVIDSSRSVRPVEFEKVKVFLSQVIESLDVGPNATRVGVVNYASSVKQEFPLRAHGSKAMLLQAVRRIQPLSTGTMTGLAIQFAITKALSDAEGGRPSSPDISKVVIVVTDGRPQDSVRDVSARARASGIELFAIGVGRVDKATLQQIASEPQDEHVDYVESYSVIEKLSKKFQEAFCLVSDLCATGDHDCEQVCLSSPGSYTCACREGFTLNSDGKTCNGCSGGGGSSATDLVFLIDGSKSVRPENFELVKKFINQIVDTLDVSDKLAQVGLVQYSSSVRQEFPLGRFHTKKDIKAAVRNMSYMEKGTMTGAALKYLIDNSFSVSSGARPGAQKVGIVFTDGRSQDYINDAAKKAKDLGFKMFAVGVGNAVEDELREIASEPVAEHYFYTADFKTINQIGKKLQKKICVEEDLCACESIVKFRTKVEGLLQALTRKLEAVSKRLAILENRIV